Proteins co-encoded in one Melitaea cinxia chromosome 13, ilMelCinx1.1, whole genome shotgun sequence genomic window:
- the LOC123658887 gene encoding osteocalcin 2-like produces the protein MRTASSEGYTSVQNKSKECDKENFSKLPLDNAIDGSSSMNPKILPQVETEQRILKNVNNTSKISCGYNVVSTIEEQSLQNIRDRSNSTSSSSSSTSSSSSSSISSSSSKSSSSAEKNGGEMNINSSPSTIPGTSTDCSNIIYARPLIRKRRSNKDINYRQ, from the coding sequence ATGAGAACAGCAAGTTCCGAAGGTTATACTAGTGTTCAAAATAAATCCAAAGAGTGTGATAAGGAAAACTTTTCGAAACTACCTTTGGATAATGCGATAGATGGAAGTTCTAGTATGAATCCTAAAATTTTACCGCAAGTGGAAACTGAACAACggattctaaaaaatgttaacaatacGTCGAAAATTAGTTGTGGGTATAACGTTGTTTCAACTATCGAAGAACAATCATTACAAAACATAAGAGATAGGTCCAATAGTACATCATCATCCAGTTCTTCTACGTCATCATCTTCAAGTTCCAGCATATCGTCGTCATCATCAAAGTCTTCTTCATCAGCAGAAAAAAACGGAGGTGAAATGAACATTAACAGCTCACCTTCAACCATACCAGGCACTTCAACAGATTgctcaaatataatttatgccAGGCCTTTAATTCGCAAAAGACGTTCAAATAAAGACATTAACTACCGTCAATAG